From the genome of Vicia villosa cultivar HV-30 ecotype Madison, WI linkage group LG2, Vvil1.0, whole genome shotgun sequence, one region includes:
- the LOC131649056 gene encoding uncharacterized protein LOC131649056 — MSLMIIKCSVPEAFRDTISKEITSAKDFLGEIEKRFANSDKVETNTLLQNLISIKYKGKGNIRKYIMEMSNIASNKLKAQKLELSDDLLVHLVLISLPAQFGQRECKVDKFV; from the coding sequence ATGAGTCTTATGATCATAAAGTGCAGCGTTCCAGAGGCATTCAGGGATACTATATCTAAGGAAATAACAAGTGCTAAAGACTTCCTTGGTGAAATTGAAAAGCGCTTTGCTAATAGCGATAAAGTGGAAACAAACACACTTCTTCAAAACTTGATTTCTATAAAGTATAAAGGAAAAGGAAACATAAGAAAGTATATTATGGAAATGTCTAATATTGCTTCCAACAAACTTAAGGCACAAAAGCTTGAGTTGTCGGATGATTTACTCGTGCATTTGGTGTTAATATCTCTTCCTGCACAATTTGGTCAGAGAGAGTGCAAAGTGGACAAATTTGTATAG